TGTTTCTAAACTGGATAAAAGTGAGAGGGCCTGAGGCGTCATTTATTAGAATTACATCTGGTTTACCTAGTATGATATCTCCAGCCTTTACTTCTTTTCTCTCTATATTTTTCTTGCTTAAAATTTTTTCCGCTATAGTCTGCTTCATCTCATTTTTTATATATTTAAAGCTATCTTAAAAACTTTACCCAAAATTGAAATGATGAAATAATTTTTCATTATATTAATTTCGTTCTCTTTTCTATACTATAATTTAATTATTATTTAAATAATTAATTAAGATTAAAAAATTTATATCTTTATGCTATTCTTTATATACTCATTAGTTAAGTCTTTGAATTCTACCTTACCACAAGGAAACGGTCTTTTAAGCCATTTCTCGTAAAATGTCACTATATCTGGTAGAAATTCAAAGACAACTGGATGACCTATTGGTACAGCTTCAGTTGCTAATAATTTATAACAACCTGGACAATAATATTCTCTAAGTTCCATAAAGTAGGGATGGGCGTGTTGCCACCATGGATATATTTCTAGATAATCTTCCGTATTTCTTCTTACTCTAATTTTACAGAAAACCTTCCAATTCACTCTGAAATCTCCAAATTCGTAACCGCATGCTGCTTTAACTATCGGTTTACCATCTTTACATACTATAAATAAGTGGTCATTAATGGGCAATAGAATTTTTTCCTTCCAATTGACTTTCCTTTGAAAGTATTCAATTATAGCATCGAAAGCTATTTCTGGATCTTCCTTATCTCCTGCTATAACTCTAAATACTTCATCGATAGGGGATTTAGCTTGCAATAATCTTTCTAGTAACTGAATTCTTTGCTCAACTCTTTTTACCTTTTCCTCTTCGTTCATTTCTTCTCACCTCTTTTAATTATTTCTGGAATTTCTCTGCCTTTCTTAATTAACCAGAAAACTCTATGTCTATCTAAATAAGTATAATAGTTGGGTGGTATTACAAAAGTTGTAGCAGGTGCTTCAATTATTGCAGGTCCTTCGATGATATTTCCGCTCTTTAATCTTCCCATTTCAAAAGTAATAGCTTTATACCATTTTCCGTTCCAGTACATATCCCTCTCAGCTTTATAAGCTTCAGATGGTGGTTCTTTACTGCTCTCCTTTTCCTCTATTAACTTAGGTTTAATAGTGGATAAATAGCCGGTAACTATTGCTCTAGTTATAGTATATCCAAACTCTCTACTCCTAGCTCCTAAAGCGTAAATTTTGGCAAAGAGATCATCAAATTTTCTCGCAATTTCCATAAGACCGTTAGAGTCTATTACTTGATATGGAGAGTCAACTTCGATATCATCAAGCATTCCTGCATATAACATTCTTACGGCATATCGGAAATTAGCCTTTGAGAAATCAAGAGCTGCTTCCTTAAATTCTTCAATTATCTCTTCTTTCAATTTACTCCAAATATTGTTTAATTCTCTAGCCGCTGCGTTATAGAGGAAATCCCTCATTCCACCTATCCCCTTAGCGCTTAACTCCTCCCTTAATTTAGGATCTAATAATGCTAACGTATTCATTAGTATATCTATTGCTATACCTCTAGGTTCTACCTCAGGTAAAGGTGGAACGTAAATCTCTGTTGAGATTTCATGTCGAGCACCAAAATCCGCTAATGCTGCTCCGTAAGCT
The genomic region above belongs to Saccharolobus caldissimus and contains:
- a CDS encoding acetone carboxylase subunit gamma, with translation MNEEEKVKRVEQRIQLLERLLQAKSPIDEVFRVIAGDKEDPEIAFDAIIEYFQRKVNWKEKILLPINDHLFIVCKDGKPIVKAACGYEFGDFRVNWKVFCKIRVRRNTEDYLEIYPWWQHAHPYFMELREYYCPGCYKLLATEAVPIGHPVVFEFLPDIVTFYEKWLKRPFPCGKVEFKDLTNEYIKNSIKI